In a genomic window of Betaproteobacteria bacterium:
- a CDS encoding 4-oxalocrotonate tautomerase, with the protein MPTFHIELFEGRTVEQKRELVAALTSETCRVLNVEPASVDIIIHDVKRENWATAGTLWSDKPT; encoded by the coding sequence ATGCCGACATTTCACATCGAACTCTTCGAAGGACGCACCGTGGAGCAGAAGCGCGAACTCGTCGCCGCGCTCACCAGCGAAACCTGCCGTGTCCTGAACGTCGAGCCTGCCAGCGTCGACATCATCATCCACGACGTCAAACGCGAGAACTGGGCGACTGCCGGGACGCTGTGGTCGGACAAGCCGACCTGA
- a CDS encoding class II aldolase/adducin family protein, with protein sequence MNVTDAEWRTRVDLAACYRLVARNGWDDLIYTHISATVPDAPGQYLINPFGLAFDEVRASNLVKVDVRGRIVDESPYKVNPTGFTIHGAVHAARPDANCVMHLHTTAGIAVSMLRCGLLPLSQHAMRFHGNIAYHHYEGVALDPAEEQCLIADLGSHKAMILHNHGVLTCGATIAEAYVLMATLEKACVTQLAAMAASSELIVPADAVLDLAVSQLIDDSTPEGELEWPSLRRSVEREDPSFAT encoded by the coding sequence ATGAACGTGACCGATGCCGAGTGGCGCACACGCGTCGACCTCGCTGCCTGTTATCGCCTGGTCGCGCGCAACGGCTGGGACGACCTCATCTACACGCATATCTCGGCCACGGTGCCGGACGCGCCGGGCCAGTACCTCATCAATCCCTTCGGCCTGGCCTTCGACGAAGTGCGCGCGTCAAACCTGGTGAAGGTGGACGTGCGCGGTCGCATCGTCGATGAGTCTCCCTACAAGGTGAATCCGACCGGGTTCACCATACACGGCGCCGTGCACGCGGCGCGGCCGGACGCGAACTGCGTGATGCATCTGCACACGACGGCGGGCATCGCGGTGTCGATGCTGCGCTGTGGTCTGCTGCCGCTGTCGCAGCACGCCATGCGCTTCCACGGGAACATCGCGTATCACCATTACGAGGGCGTGGCGCTCGACCCCGCCGAAGAGCAGTGCCTGATCGCCGATCTGGGTTCGCACAAGGCGATGATCCTGCACAACCACGGCGTGCTCACCTGCGGTGCGACGATCGCCGAGGCATACGTCCTGATGGCAACGCTGGAAAAGGCGTGCGTCACGCAGCTCGCCGCGATGGCTGCATCCAGCGAACTGATCGTGCCGGCGGATGCCGTGCTCGATCTGGCGGTGTCCCAGCTCATCGACGACAGCACGCCGGAGGGCGAGCTGGAATGGCCGTCCCTGCGGCGCAGCGTCGAGCGCGAGGATCCGAGTTTCGCCACCTGA